In Zingiber officinale cultivar Zhangliang chromosome 1A, Zo_v1.1, whole genome shotgun sequence, a genomic segment contains:
- the LOC122021626 gene encoding protein LSD1-like isoform X2, with protein MPVPLAPYPSPLPTAPPSSGAQSQLVCSGCRNLLLYPVGATSVCCAVCSAVTTTVPPLEMAQLICGGCHTLLMYIRGASSVQCSCCHTVNLALEANQVAHVNCGNCHMLLMYQYGARSVKCAVCNFVTSIGASPSTEGKA; from the exons ATGCCAGTCCCTCTCGCTCCTTATCCCTCGCCACTTCCTACTGCACCACCCTCAAGTG GTGCTCAGAGCCAACTTGTTTGTTCGGGCTGCCGAAATCTGCTTCTCTATCCAGTAGGGGCGACGTCAGTATGTTGTGCTGTTTGCAGTGCAGTGACAACCACCGTTCCACCTCTCG AAATGGCACAGCTGATTTGTGGAGGTTGCCACACTCTGTTGATGTATATAAGGGGAGCCAGTAGTGTCCAGTGCTCTTGTTGTCACACAGTCAATTTGGCTCTGGAAG CAAATCAGGTAGCTCATGTGAATTGTGGGAACTGCCATATGTTGCTCATGTATCAGTATGGAGCAAGATCAGTGAAATGTGCAGTCTGCAACTTCGTCACTTCAATTGGT GCTTCACCGAGCACTGAGGGAAAGGCCTAG
- the LOC122021609 gene encoding pentatricopeptide repeat-containing protein At4g21190-like produces MASLTLPPASSLRPDLSSTSPLFPFLRPLTGDLRQSIHRKKFLVPADEATVSRLVQHKRDAVASLNLKLIVCEARGPRPRFPRVWKTRKRIGTISKSQKLVGCIKGLSNVKEEVYGALDSFVAWELEFPLVLVKKALKTLEFEKEWKRIIQVIKWMFSKGQGKTMGTYYTLLNALAEDGRLEEAEELWMKIFNENLENLPRIFFMKMITLYYRKGMHEKMFEVFADMEELGIRPDQSIVSMLGDVFQKLGMVDKYDKLNKKYPPPTWEYRYFKGKRVRIPVKQIHGSATEACTTDAADSTQS; encoded by the exons ATGGCTTCGCTTACGCTTCCGCCTGCATCGTCGCTCCGCCCTGATCTTTCTTCTACTTCTCCTCTCTTTCCTTTTCTTCGCCCATTAACAGGCGACCTGCGCCAATCGATCCATAGGAAGAAGTTCCTCGTTCCGGCAGATGAGGCCACTGTGTCCCGCCTGGTCCAACACAAGCGGGATGCCGTGGCTTCCTTGAATCTGAAGCTTATT GTTTGTGAAGCTAGAGGCCCGAGACCCAGATTTCCTCGTGTGTGGAAAACTAGAAAGAGAATTGGGACAATTTCCAAGTCTCAAAAGCTTGTTGGATGT ATAAAAGGTTTATCAAATGTAAAAGAGGAAGTTTATGGTGCTCTTGATTCATTTGTCGCCTGGGAGTTGGAATTTCCCCTGGTACTGGTGAAGAAGGCATTGAAGACACTTGAGTTTGAAAAGGAATGGAAAAGAATAATTCAG GTGATCAAGTGGATGTTCAGCAAAGGTCAAGGAAAGACCATGGGCACGTATTACACATTATTAAATGCTTTAGCTGAGGATGGACGTCTTGAAGAGGCAGAAGAACTATGGATGAAAATATTTAATGAAAATTTGGAGAATTTGCCTCGTATTTTCTTTATGAAAATGATAACATTATACTACAGGAAAGGCATGCACGAAAAGATGTTCGAG GTTTTTGCTGACATGGAAGAGTTGGGCATCAGACCAGATCAGTCAATTGTAAGCATGCTTGGCGATGTCTTTCAGAAGTTAGGTATGGTGGACAAGTACGATAAGTTGAACAAAAAGTATCCACCGCCGACATGGGAATATCGATATTTCAAAGGAAAGCGTGTTAGAATACCAGTGAAGCAAATACATGGATCAGCTACTGAAGCCTGCACTACTGATGCTGCTGACAGCACGCAGAGCTAA
- the LOC122021626 gene encoding protein LSD1-like isoform X1, producing the protein MPVPLAPYPSPLPTAPPSSGAQSQLVCSGCRNLLLYPVGATSVCCAVCSAVTTTVPPLGTEMAQLICGGCHTLLMYIRGASSVQCSCCHTVNLALEANQVAHVNCGNCHMLLMYQYGARSVKCAVCNFVTSIGASPSTEGKA; encoded by the exons ATGCCAGTCCCTCTCGCTCCTTATCCCTCGCCACTTCCTACTGCACCACCCTCAAGTG GTGCTCAGAGCCAACTTGTTTGTTCGGGCTGCCGAAATCTGCTTCTCTATCCAGTAGGGGCGACGTCAGTATGTTGTGCTGTTTGCAGTGCAGTGACAACCACCGTTCCACCTCTCG GAACAGAAATGGCACAGCTGATTTGTGGAGGTTGCCACACTCTGTTGATGTATATAAGGGGAGCCAGTAGTGTCCAGTGCTCTTGTTGTCACACAGTCAATTTGGCTCTGGAAG CAAATCAGGTAGCTCATGTGAATTGTGGGAACTGCCATATGTTGCTCATGTATCAGTATGGAGCAAGATCAGTGAAATGTGCAGTCTGCAACTTCGTCACTTCAATTGGT GCTTCACCGAGCACTGAGGGAAAGGCCTAG